From a region of the Odoribacter splanchnicus DSM 20712 genome:
- a CDS encoding ATP-grasp domain-containing protein: MENRPIAVIVTGAGAPGIQGTLYSLKQNYDNRSFHVIGTDINDFVVGKYLCDEFCVISPAKKEEEYLSDLMSICKDRNVKAILPQNTAELLLLAKHKKMFSDIGVGIVVSNYDAIEKANNKYKLFQIAESLNIPVAKYSLVSTFTDLKNEAIKLGWPRNKFVVKPPLSNGSRGVRVIAQDFDRKKTFYEEKPSSLYTTIDELHAVLGDEFPELIVMEYLPGEEYTVDVCRLGNEIIALPRKRLAIRSGITFAASLEKNDFLISASQKLAENLGLNFCFGFQYKLHEDGRPLLLESNPRIQGTMVMSTFAGANIIYNSVKYLLGETISPMVVNWETKLLRYWGALGIQNEKYVKI; the protein is encoded by the coding sequence ATGGAAAATAGACCGATTGCTGTTATTGTGACAGGGGCAGGTGCGCCTGGCATTCAAGGAACACTTTATTCTTTAAAACAGAATTATGATAATAGATCATTTCATGTGATTGGTACGGACATAAATGATTTTGTTGTAGGCAAATATTTGTGTGATGAGTTTTGTGTTATTTCTCCTGCTAAAAAAGAAGAGGAATATTTGTCGGATTTGATGAGTATTTGTAAAGATAGAAATGTAAAGGCTATTCTTCCTCAAAATACAGCAGAACTTTTGTTATTAGCAAAACATAAAAAAATGTTTTCAGACATAGGAGTTGGAATTGTAGTATCCAATTATGATGCAATTGAAAAGGCCAATAATAAATACAAATTATTTCAAATAGCAGAAAGCCTTAATATTCCTGTGGCCAAATATAGTTTGGTTTCAACATTCACTGATTTAAAGAATGAAGCAATTAAATTAGGTTGGCCTCGAAATAAATTTGTGGTGAAACCACCTTTGTCTAATGGTTCGCGGGGGGTGAGGGTTATTGCCCAAGATTTTGATCGTAAAAAAACATTTTATGAAGAAAAACCTTCAAGTCTTTATACTACGATTGATGAATTACATGCAGTTTTGGGAGATGAATTTCCGGAACTAATTGTCATGGAATATTTGCCTGGAGAGGAATATACAGTAGATGTTTGTCGATTAGGAAACGAAATTATTGCACTTCCAAGAAAACGCTTGGCGATTAGAAGCGGTATAACATTTGCAGCTTCTTTAGAAAAAAATGATTTTTTAATTTCCGCTTCTCAAAAATTAGCAGAGAATTTAGGTTTGAATTTCTGTTTTGGTTTTCAATATAAACTGCATGAGGATGGACGTCCGTTGTTACTTGAGTCAAACCCGCGAATACAAGGTACGATGGTCATGTCGACATTTGCCGGTGCAAATATTATATATAATTCAGTTAAATATTTATTGGGAGAAACGATTTCTCCAATGGTAGTTAATTGGGAAACTAAGTTATTGAGGTATTGGGGGGCTCTCGGCATTCAGAATGAAAAATATGTTAAAATATAA
- a CDS encoding HAD-IA family hydrolase encodes MLKYNLFDSYQVIIFDLDNTLYDESVYLFSAYNDIGKFIEKQVGGYSGEYVSFLVTSFKKYGHHGLFDMLLSHFGLKTKIEMNDLLFLLRHTKVVLKVYDEMKMVLEYLLNRKCKVYILTNGNREQQQNKIESLDIQEILSKIEVIYANEYVPKPSACCIDKIVIENEVEKESVIMCGDSEVDYLAAKNAGIDFINVKCVNNYVS; translated from the coding sequence ATGTTAAAATATAATTTATTCGATTCTTATCAAGTCATTATATTTGATTTGGATAATACGTTATATGATGAATCTGTTTATTTATTTTCTGCCTATAATGATATTGGAAAATTTATCGAAAAGCAGGTAGGAGGGTATTCAGGAGAATATGTTTCATTTTTAGTTACTAGTTTTAAAAAATATGGGCACCATGGGCTTTTTGATATGTTGTTATCTCATTTTGGCTTGAAAACTAAAATAGAAATGAATGATTTGTTATTTCTTTTAAGGCATACAAAGGTCGTTTTAAAGGTTTATGATGAGATGAAAATGGTGTTAGAATATTTATTAAATCGAAAATGTAAAGTTTATATATTGACTAATGGGAATCGAGAACAACAGCAAAATAAAATAGAAAGTTTGGATATACAGGAAATCTTATCTAAGATAGAGGTGATATATGCGAATGAATATGTGCCTAAACCTTCTGCGTGTTGTATAGACAAAATTGTCATTGAGAATGAGGTAGAAAAGGAGAGTGTGATTATGTGTGGAGATTCTGAAGTGGATTATTTAGCTGCAAAAAATGCCGGAATAGATTTTATTAATGTAAAATGTGTAAATAACTATGTTTCATGA
- a CDS encoding glycosyltransferase family 4 protein yields the protein MNILLINHYAGSPELGMEFRPYYMAKEWVKAGHQVLIVGGSFSHLRKVQPQGKEDLIEGIHYRWVKLNAYKGNGIGRIRSMFSFVSKLWWGYKKYIGDFEPNVVIASSTYPLDIYPAYRIAKHFKAKLVFEIHDLWPLSPMLLGGYSKYHPFIVALQVAENYAYKHCDKCISILPNVRAHVLKHGLAINKLYIVPNGFDEEEWRKGIELLPEMQNFFYNLKRENKQILGYIGGHALSNALDVLIDAMALIKNKDIVAVFVGKGNEKEKLMNDANKQGLNNVYFLDPVDKRMVPSLLKEMDVLYLGGKNQPLYQYGTSQTKLFDYMQAAKPVIQTISPPNNYVAEAQCGITIVGDGALAVANGIEKMMNYSKQELGEMGMRGKLYCNSHFNYRKLSFDFMKYINE from the coding sequence ATGAATATACTTCTTATTAATCATTATGCCGGTTCGCCTGAACTAGGGATGGAGTTTCGTCCTTATTATATGGCTAAGGAATGGGTAAAGGCCGGGCATCAGGTTTTAATTGTGGGGGGAAGTTTCTCGCATTTAAGAAAAGTACAACCTCAAGGAAAGGAAGATCTGATAGAAGGAATTCATTATCGTTGGGTAAAGTTGAATGCGTATAAGGGAAATGGAATAGGAAGGATTCGGTCGATGTTTTCTTTTGTCAGTAAATTGTGGTGGGGGTATAAAAAATATATCGGGGATTTTGAGCCGAATGTAGTGATTGCTTCTTCTACTTATCCGTTGGATATTTATCCGGCTTATCGAATTGCAAAGCATTTTAAAGCTAAATTAGTATTCGAAATACATGATTTATGGCCATTGTCTCCAATGTTGTTAGGTGGATATTCTAAGTATCATCCTTTCATTGTAGCTTTACAAGTTGCTGAAAATTACGCTTATAAACATTGTGATAAATGTATATCAATTCTTCCCAATGTGAGGGCACATGTGTTGAAACACGGGCTTGCGATTAATAAATTATATATAGTTCCCAATGGATTTGATGAGGAGGAATGGCGTAAAGGAATTGAATTACTTCCTGAAATGCAAAATTTCTTTTATAATTTGAAACGAGAAAATAAGCAGATATTAGGATATATTGGGGGACATGCTCTTTCAAATGCATTGGATGTATTAATTGATGCAATGGCATTAATTAAAAATAAAGATATTGTTGCAGTATTTGTTGGCAAAGGAAATGAAAAAGAAAAATTAATGAATGATGCAAACAAACAGGGATTGAATAATGTTTATTTTCTTGATCCCGTGGATAAACGAATGGTGCCATCCCTATTGAAAGAGATGGATGTTTTGTATTTGGGAGGAAAGAATCAACCGTTATATCAATATGGTACTTCCCAAACGAAATTATTTGATTATATGCAGGCTGCCAAACCAGTGATACAAACCATCTCTCCTCCGAATAATTATGTTGCTGAGGCTCAATGTGGGATAACGATAGTCGGAGATGGTGCATTGGCTGTAGCAAATGGAATTGAAAAAATGATGAATTATTCAAAGCAAGAGTTAGGAGAAATGGGTATGCGAGGGAAATTATATTGTAATTCTCATTTTAATTATAGGAAATTGTCGTTTGATTTTATGAAGTATATTAATGAGTAA
- a CDS encoding glycosyltransferase family protein → MDVKVISFACNCSYIYDEVQVYTLQKGKELLRKSEKVILIAHAPNIKNHLFFILKTWKYLDRLILFFHGHEVLSTKKYYPRPYDFNKAAKREYRFLRLYDQIKLPVMRYYLKKFVASGKCDLVFVSDWMYEAAIRSLKLKHEFFTAPSHIINNSISPYIKEAGYVLNDFKADFITIRPLDQSKYAIDLVVNFAKCHPESTFHIYGGGNYFNYTDIPANVTLINRFLSPIEIPRVLNSYKYALMPTRLDAQGVMMCEMAVYGIPTIVSDIAVCHEMLDSYPNVLFIDNNRFDCRLNDIPEPLVSPDFSFSVENTIHKEIELIQKYL, encoded by the coding sequence TTGGATGTAAAAGTGATTTCTTTTGCTTGTAATTGTTCTTATATTTATGATGAGGTACAGGTCTATACTTTGCAGAAAGGTAAGGAACTTTTACGAAAATCTGAAAAGGTGATACTTATTGCGCATGCTCCGAATATAAAAAATCACTTATTTTTTATACTAAAAACATGGAAGTATTTGGATCGATTGATTTTGTTTTTTCATGGTCACGAGGTATTATCTACTAAGAAGTATTATCCTCGTCCTTATGATTTTAACAAGGCTGCAAAACGGGAATATCGGTTTTTACGACTGTATGATCAGATAAAATTACCGGTCATGAGGTATTATCTGAAAAAATTTGTAGCAAGCGGGAAGTGTGATTTGGTTTTTGTGAGCGATTGGATGTATGAGGCTGCTATACGTTCATTGAAATTGAAACACGAATTTTTTACAGCCCCAAGCCATATTATAAATAATAGCATAAGTCCTTATATAAAAGAGGCTGGATATGTTTTAAATGATTTTAAAGCTGATTTTATAACCATACGCCCGTTGGATCAGTCAAAGTATGCCATTGATCTTGTTGTGAATTTTGCGAAGTGTCATCCAGAATCGACCTTCCATATATATGGGGGAGGTAACTATTTTAATTATACCGATATCCCTGCTAATGTTACATTGATCAATCGTTTTTTGTCTCCTATAGAGATCCCCCGTGTGTTGAATTCGTATAAATATGCTTTAATGCCGACTCGTTTGGATGCGCAAGGAGTGATGATGTGCGAAATGGCTGTGTATGGGATACCTACGATTGTTTCGGATATTGCTGTTTGTCATGAAATGCTGGATTCTTATCCGAATGTTTTGTTTATTGATAATAATCGATTTGATTGTCGATTGAATGATATTCCCGAACCTCTCGTTTCTCCTGATTTTTCTTTTTCTGTAGAAAATACAATACACAAGGAGATAGAATTAATTCAAAAATATTTGTAA